Proteins encoded by one window of Deinococcus aquiradiocola:
- a CDS encoding bifunctional folylpolyglutamate synthase/dihydrofolate synthase: MNPDVLAWLFARQRFGVHPGLERVRDLLRRLGDPQIAFRTVLVGGTNGKGSASASLAGMFRAGGVRAGLFTSPHLTRFSERFVVDGRELDGATVEAALARVRPHAEAVQASFFEIVTATGCLLFAEAGVTWAVMEVGLGGRLDATNALQPHLSVVTNVGLDHTAILGGTREEIAAEKSGILRAGLPAVTGVSAALLPILDAVGADLWALDREFAVRAEPLGWDGWDVHLRSPLGELSLRTPLLGTHGAGNAALAALAALRLGLPEQAVVTGAAGVRWPGRLERVAWRGGTVLLDGAHNPDGTKALRDALRGLGVERVPVVFGAAQDKDAGEMLRDLTPVMSSLILTRAALSPRAALPDDLLAHLKPGLPVIVTDSPAEALARLPDGALSVVCGSLYLIGEVRPLLLGEAGETHERWQ; this comes from the coding sequence GTGAACCCCGACGTGCTGGCGTGGCTGTTCGCCCGTCAGCGCTTCGGGGTTCATCCTGGCCTGGAGCGCGTGCGCGATCTGCTGAGGCGTCTGGGTGACCCGCAGATCGCATTCCGGACGGTGCTGGTCGGCGGCACGAACGGGAAGGGCAGCGCGTCCGCCTCACTGGCGGGCATGTTCCGGGCGGGCGGTGTGCGTGCGGGCCTGTTCACCAGTCCGCACCTGACGCGCTTCTCGGAACGGTTCGTGGTGGACGGACGGGAACTGGACGGCGCCACGGTGGAGGCGGCCCTGGCGCGCGTCCGGCCGCACGCGGAGGCGGTGCAGGCGAGCTTCTTCGAGATCGTGACGGCCACCGGCTGCCTGCTGTTCGCGGAGGCGGGCGTGACGTGGGCCGTGATGGAGGTGGGGCTGGGCGGACGACTGGACGCCACGAACGCGCTGCAGCCGCACCTGAGCGTCGTCACGAACGTCGGCCTGGACCACACGGCCATCCTGGGCGGCACGCGGGAGGAGATCGCGGCGGAGAAGTCCGGCATCCTGCGGGCGGGCCTTCCGGCCGTGACGGGGGTGAGTGCTGCGCTGCTGCCCATCCTGGACGCGGTGGGTGCGGACCTGTGGGCGCTGGACCGGGAGTTCGCGGTGCGGGCCGAGCCGCTCGGCTGGGACGGCTGGGACGTGCACCTGAGGTCCCCGCTGGGAGAGCTGAGCCTGCGTACCCCGCTGCTCGGTACGCACGGTGCAGGCAACGCGGCCCTGGCGGCCCTGGCAGCCCTGCGCCTCGGCCTGCCCGAGCAGGCCGTGGTGACGGGCGCGGCAGGCGTGCGGTGGCCTGGACGGCTGGAGCGGGTGGCGTGGCGGGGCGGGACGGTGCTGCTCGACGGGGCGCACAACCCGGACGGCACGAAGGCCCTGCGTGACGCGCTGCGCGGCCTGGGGGTGGAGCGTGTGCCGGTGGTGTTCGGCGCGGCGCAGGACAAGGACGCGGGCGAGATGCTGCGCGACCTGACGCCCGTGATGTCGTCGCTGATCCTGACGCGCGCCGCCCTCAGCCCGCGTGCGGCCCTGCCGGACGACCTGCTCGCGCACCTGAAGCCCGGCCTGCCCGTCATCGTGACCGACTCGCCCGCCGAGGCGCTCGCCCGGCTGCCGGACGGCGCCCTGAGCGTCGTGTGTGGCAGCCTCTACCTGATCGGCGAGGTGCGCCCGCTGCTGCTCGGCGAGGCGGGCGAGACGCACGAACGCTGGCAGTGA
- a CDS encoding manganese-dependent inorganic pyrophosphatase yields MTAVFGHLNPDTDAITAALVYANLLRRQGLDATPYRLGELNFETAFVLREAGVDAPELLTSLPEGSAVALVDHNESAQSLPGLKGLNVTHVVDHHRLGDLETTQPATLRFDPVGCTATILLRLHLEANLPVEPLDARLMLSAVLSDTLHFRSPTTTAADREAVAFLAQVAGVQDVTAYALAMFAAKSDLGDTPASTLLKMDYKVFPFGAQKWGVGVIETTNPAYVFGRQAELLAAMQAEKGVSGLDGLVLSVVDILNETNRTIVTGESEAAVLGEAFAAVTVDHVADLGDRISRKKQIVPTLEAYFAR; encoded by the coding sequence ATGACCGCTGTTTTTGGACACCTGAACCCCGACACCGACGCCATCACGGCGGCCCTCGTGTACGCCAACCTGCTGCGCCGCCAGGGTCTGGACGCCACGCCCTACCGGCTCGGGGAGCTGAACTTCGAGACGGCCTTCGTGCTGCGCGAGGCGGGCGTGGACGCGCCCGAACTGCTGACCTCGCTGCCGGAGGGATCGGCGGTGGCGCTCGTGGACCACAACGAGAGCGCGCAGAGCCTGCCGGGCCTGAAGGGTCTGAACGTGACGCACGTGGTGGACCACCACCGCCTCGGGGACCTGGAGACGACGCAGCCTGCCACGCTGCGCTTCGACCCGGTCGGCTGCACCGCCACCATCCTGCTGCGCCTGCACCTGGAGGCGAACCTGCCGGTCGAGCCGCTCGACGCGCGCCTGATGCTGAGTGCCGTGCTGTCCGACACGCTGCACTTCCGCAGCCCCACCACGACGGCGGCCGACCGTGAAGCGGTGGCGTTCCTGGCGCAGGTGGCGGGCGTGCAGGACGTGACGGCGTACGCACTCGCGATGTTTGCGGCGAAGAGTGACCTGGGCGACACCCCCGCCAGCACGCTGCTGAAGATGGACTACAAGGTCTTTCCGTTCGGGGCGCAGAAGTGGGGGGTGGGCGTGATCGAGACGACGAATCCCGCGTACGTGTTCGGGCGGCAGGCGGAACTGCTCGCGGCCATGCAGGCCGAGAAGGGCGTCAGTGGCTTGGACGGGCTGGTGCTGAGTGTGGTGGACATCCTGAACGAGACGAACCGGACGATCGTGACGGGCGAGAGCGAGGCGGCCGTGCTGGGCGAGGCGTTCGCGGCGGTGACGGTGGACCACGTGGCGGACCTGGGCGACCGGATCAGCCGCAAGAAGCAGATCGTGCCGACGCTGGAAGCGTATTTCGCCCGCTGA